A genomic segment from Pseudoduganella chitinolytica encodes:
- a CDS encoding aminotransferase class I/II-fold pyridoxal phosphate-dependent enzyme, with protein MSFSDVKPHAVPHAIPDDAVPPEPAAFPRSRLPVSPRLSLAALLSLRHRGARRVPSILDAGTIRFVTSGRVAIALALREMGVGPGDAVLVPSYHCASMIEPVIWAGATPVFYRIRPDTSVDLDDIAARIDGRTRVLMATNYFGFHQPLPALRALCDARGIQLLEDCAHSFLGEHQGRALGSFGDYAIASSMKFFPVYEGGCLVSNRHRLDAVKLQSAGLGFEAKVLLNTVEDGFAYGRLPVLRALLAVPMMVKNALWGRIKASRHGAAQALAPGSSDGGFGFDPAWLTKRSSLFSRLMVRIVSRRRMGELRRRNYRRLESALAGLPGCRPLFATLPDGVYPWVFPLLCDEPQALFRALKQDGVPVIRFGEYLWPGVDAGVCPTSVDLSRRVLQFPCHQELREDELAWMIEQVKRQVRQHACRDAPGAH; from the coding sequence ATGAGCTTTTCAGATGTGAAGCCGCACGCCGTCCCGCACGCCATCCCCGATGATGCCGTGCCGCCCGAGCCGGCCGCCTTCCCCCGTTCCCGCCTGCCCGTGTCGCCGCGCCTGTCGCTGGCCGCGCTGCTGTCGCTGCGCCACCGCGGCGCCCGGCGGGTGCCGTCGATCCTCGATGCGGGCACCATTCGCTTCGTCACCAGTGGCCGCGTCGCCATCGCGCTGGCGCTGCGCGAGATGGGCGTCGGTCCGGGCGATGCCGTGCTGGTCCCCTCTTACCACTGTGCCTCGATGATCGAACCCGTCATCTGGGCCGGCGCCACACCCGTGTTCTACCGCATCCGGCCCGACACCAGCGTCGACCTGGACGACATCGCGGCCAGGATCGACGGCCGCACCCGGGTGCTGATGGCCACCAATTATTTCGGCTTCCACCAGCCCCTGCCCGCCCTGCGCGCGCTGTGCGATGCGCGCGGCATCCAGCTGCTGGAGGACTGCGCCCATTCGTTCCTGGGCGAACACCAGGGCCGCGCGCTGGGCTCCTTCGGCGACTACGCGATCGCCAGCAGCATGAAGTTCTTCCCCGTATACGAAGGGGGCTGCCTGGTTTCAAACCGCCACCGGCTCGACGCGGTGAAGCTGCAATCGGCCGGCCTGGGATTCGAGGCCAAGGTGCTGCTCAACACCGTCGAAGACGGCTTTGCCTATGGCCGCCTGCCGGTGCTGCGCGCGTTGCTGGCCGTGCCGATGATGGTCAAGAACGCGCTGTGGGGCCGCATCAAGGCCAGCCGCCACGGCGCGGCCCAGGCGCTGGCGCCGGGATCGTCGGACGGCGGCTTCGGCTTCGATCCGGCCTGGCTGACGAAACGCTCGTCGCTGTTCTCGCGCCTGATGGTGCGCATCGTGTCGCGCCGGCGCATGGGTGAACTGCGGCGCCGCAACTACCGCCGCCTGGAGTCGGCGCTGGCCGGCTTGCCCGGCTGCCGCCCGCTGTTCGCCACGTTGCCCGATGGTGTCTACCCATGGGTCTTCCCGCTGCTGTGCGACGAACCGCAGGCGCTGTTCCGCGCCCTGAAGCAGGACGGCGTGCCCGTGATCCGCTTCGGCGAATACCTGTGGCCCGGGGTGGACGCCGGCGTGTGCCCGACCAGCGTCGACCTGTCGCGCCGGGTGCTGCAGTTCCCCTGCCACCAGGAGCTGCGCGAGGACGAACTGGCCTGGATGATCGAACAGGTGAAGCGACAAGTACGTCAACACGCGTGCCGCGACGCGCCGGGAGCCCACTGA
- a CDS encoding GNAT family N-acetyltransferase, whose product MKWTVLPAAQFAAHADAWRILNRDTLGSPLLEPEFVRPLLEQFCEGRERLVIGTDGASVKAMGFLVPRGRGVWEAFQPSQAPIGLWLHRPGLPLGELLAGLTRQLPGAALMVGLTQRDPQLEPRPADSATLRTVDYIRTAHVTIQGSFDDYWNARGKNLRSNLKKQRARLAKEDVVTRMQIDRLPEQMAAAVADYGRLESAGWKAQLGTAIHPDNAQGRFYTAMLAGFARRGAAAVYRYWFDEQLVAMDLCIEGGGALIVLKTTYDESVPASLSPTLLMREECCQRLFAQAQHARLEFYGKVMDWHTRWTDEIRTMYHVNHYRWPVLQQLHASVNDRTALLGRLRAAVAPSTAPAPVPAALPVRQETPSTE is encoded by the coding sequence ATGAAATGGACTGTCTTGCCGGCCGCGCAGTTCGCGGCGCACGCGGATGCCTGGCGCATCCTGAACCGCGACACCCTCGGCTCGCCGCTGCTGGAACCGGAGTTCGTGCGCCCGCTGCTGGAACAGTTCTGCGAGGGCCGCGAGCGGCTCGTCATCGGCACCGATGGCGCCAGCGTCAAGGCCATGGGCTTCCTGGTGCCGCGCGGGCGCGGCGTGTGGGAGGCGTTCCAGCCGTCGCAGGCGCCGATCGGCCTGTGGCTGCACCGGCCCGGCCTGCCGCTGGGCGAGCTGCTGGCGGGATTGACGCGCCAGTTGCCGGGCGCCGCCCTGATGGTCGGCCTGACACAGCGCGACCCGCAGCTGGAACCCCGCCCCGCCGACAGCGCGACGTTGCGTACCGTCGACTACATCCGCACGGCGCACGTGACGATCCAGGGCAGTTTCGACGACTACTGGAACGCGCGCGGCAAGAACTTGCGCAGCAACCTGAAAAAGCAGCGCGCCCGCCTGGCCAAGGAGGATGTCGTCACGCGCATGCAGATCGATCGACTGCCGGAACAGATGGCCGCCGCGGTGGCCGACTACGGCCGCCTGGAAAGCGCCGGCTGGAAGGCGCAACTGGGCACGGCGATCCATCCGGACAACGCGCAGGGCCGTTTTTACACGGCGATGCTGGCCGGCTTTGCCCGCCGCGGCGCCGCGGCCGTGTACCGCTACTGGTTCGACGAGCAGCTGGTGGCGATGGACCTGTGCATCGAAGGTGGCGGCGCACTGATCGTGTTGAAGACCACTTATGACGAAAGCGTGCCGGCCAGCCTGTCGCCCACGCTCCTGATGCGCGAGGAATGCTGTCAGCGCTTGTTTGCGCAAGCGCAGCATGCGCGCCTGGAGTTCTACGGCAAGGTCATGGATTGGCATACCCGCTGGACCGATGAAATCCGGACCATGTACCATGTCAACCATTACCGCTGGCCCGTGCTGCAGCAGTTGCACGCCAGCGTGAACGACCGTACCGCCTTGCTGGGCCGCCTGCGCGCCGCCGTCGCGCCATCCACCGCGCCGGCGCCCGTGCCGGCAGCCCTCCCGGTGCGGCAGGAAACCCCATCAACGGAGTAG
- a CDS encoding acyl carrier protein: protein MYLEEVKTIVVDVLALGPAGQSLDEHSALLGSIPELDSMAVVQLIGALEEHFGFAVDDDEISAETFATLGSLTAFVKHKLTA from the coding sequence ATGTATCTGGAAGAAGTCAAAACCATCGTCGTCGACGTTCTCGCACTGGGCCCCGCCGGCCAGTCGCTGGACGAGCATTCGGCCCTCCTGGGCAGCATTCCCGAACTCGATTCGATGGCCGTGGTCCAGCTGATCGGCGCGCTGGAAGAGCACTTCGGCTTTGCCGTCGACGACGACGAGATCAGCGCCGAAACCTTTGCCACGCTGGGCAGCCTGACGGCCTTCGTCAAGCACAAGCTGACGGCATAA
- a CDS encoding hydrolase 2, exosortase A system-associated, which translates to MHAAPPPQPFFLDTGAAARFCLYHAPTYAPTYAPTYAPAYAPAAACRGAWLFLHPFAEEMNKARRMAALQARALAQQGFAVLQIDLHGCGDSAGDFADATWEGWLDDVARGAAWLRERSGKPVALWGLRLGGLLALDAVQRGGIVPPAVLLWQPVTNGGQALTQFLRLKVASQMLTEGADSGGTTALRQALAAGQPLEIAGYTLAPALALALDSLDAAKMPAPACPVHWFELVADAARPVPPAAARVADAWRQQGADVRTHAVAGPQFWATQEIAECPALLDATTAALTGTHHAA; encoded by the coding sequence ATGCACGCCGCCCCGCCACCCCAGCCATTTTTCCTGGACACCGGCGCGGCGGCGCGCTTCTGCCTGTATCACGCACCGACTTACGCACCGACTTACGCACCGACTTACGCACCGGCTTACGCCCCGGCCGCCGCGTGCCGGGGCGCCTGGCTGTTCCTGCACCCGTTCGCGGAAGAGATGAACAAGGCCCGGCGCATGGCCGCGCTGCAGGCGCGCGCGCTGGCGCAGCAGGGCTTTGCCGTGCTGCAGATCGACCTGCACGGCTGCGGCGACAGCGCCGGTGATTTCGCCGATGCCACCTGGGAGGGCTGGCTTGACGACGTCGCACGGGGCGCCGCCTGGCTGCGCGAACGCAGCGGCAAGCCCGTTGCCCTGTGGGGCCTGCGCCTGGGCGGCCTGCTGGCGCTGGATGCCGTGCAGCGCGGTGGCATCGTCCCGCCCGCTGTGCTGCTGTGGCAACCCGTCACGAATGGCGGCCAGGCCCTGACGCAGTTCCTGCGCCTGAAAGTGGCAAGCCAGATGCTGACGGAAGGCGCGGACAGTGGCGGCACCACCGCCCTGCGCCAGGCGCTGGCGGCCGGCCAGCCGCTGGAAATCGCCGGCTACACGCTGGCGCCCGCGCTGGCCCTGGCGCTCGACAGCCTGGATGCCGCAAAAATGCCGGCGCCGGCCTGCCCCGTCCACTGGTTCGAGCTGGTGGCCGATGCCGCCCGGCCCGTGCCGCCGGCCGCCGCGCGCGTTGCCGACGCCTGGCGCCAGCAGGGCGCGGACGTGCGCACGCACGCCGTGGCCGGGCCGCAGTTCTGGGCCACGCAGGAAATCGCCGAGTGTCCGGCGCTGCTGGACGCCACCACCGCCGCGCTGACAGGAACGCACCATGCAGCCTGA
- a CDS encoding hydrolase 1, exosortase A system-associated, whose translation MQPDEQALCFPCGDDWLTAVLSPIGAGAIARRGVLIVVGGPQYRAGSHRQFALLARSLAAAGIPAMRFDYRGMGDSGGAPRTFEAVDLDLRTAIDRFIAAVPGMQEVVLWGLCDAASAALFYAPNDRRVAGLVLANPWARTTDGLARATLKHYYVARLLQPAFWQKVASGRFDVRGSLGSLLGLVRNARGAAPAVPPAAQPANDTAAPAAAPAPGLRERMLAGWQGFRGPILLITSGADLTAQEFLDMVKASRPWQKLLAAPGVQRHTLAAADHTFSRREWRDQVAGWTATWVRSW comes from the coding sequence ATGCAGCCTGACGAACAAGCGCTGTGCTTCCCCTGCGGCGACGACTGGCTGACGGCCGTGCTGAGCCCCATCGGCGCCGGCGCGATCGCGCGGCGCGGCGTGCTGATCGTCGTGGGCGGGCCGCAATACCGGGCCGGCAGCCACCGCCAGTTCGCCCTGCTGGCACGCAGCCTGGCCGCCGCCGGCATTCCCGCCATGCGCTTCGACTACCGGGGCATGGGCGACAGCGGCGGCGCACCGCGCACCTTCGAAGCCGTCGACCTGGACCTGCGCACGGCCATCGACCGCTTTATCGCCGCCGTGCCGGGCATGCAGGAAGTGGTGTTGTGGGGCCTGTGCGATGCGGCCAGCGCGGCGCTTTTCTACGCCCCCAACGACCGGCGCGTCGCCGGTCTCGTGCTGGCGAATCCGTGGGCGCGCACGACGGACGGCCTGGCACGCGCCACGTTGAAGCACTATTACGTCGCCCGGCTGCTGCAGCCGGCGTTCTGGCAAAAGGTCGCCAGCGGCCGCTTCGACGTGCGCGGCTCGCTGGGCTCCCTGCTGGGCCTCGTGCGCAATGCGCGCGGCGCCGCGCCGGCAGTACCGCCGGCAGCACAGCCGGCAAACGACACCGCGGCGCCGGCTGCTGCGCCCGCCCCCGGCCTGCGCGAACGCATGCTGGCGGGCTGGCAGGGCTTCAGGGGCCCGATCCTGTTGATCACCAGTGGCGCCGACCTGACGGCGCAGGAGTTTCTCGACATGGTTAAGGCATCGCGTCCGTGGCAAAAGCTGCTGGCCGCCCCGGGCGTGCAGCGCCACACCCTGGCCGCGGCCGATCACACCTTCTCGCGCCGCGAATGGCGCGACCAGGTCGCCGGCTGGACCGCCACGTGGGTGCGTTCATGGTGA
- a CDS encoding glycosyltransferase, with product MARPGRRLDRHVGAFMVTDFKGRVLMVAYHYPPMRGSSGIQRTLKFSQYLPQHGWQPLVLSAHPRAYANSGDDQVAEIPPEAIVHRAFALDTSRHLSLRGRYLGWMALPDRWVSWCLGAIPAGLRLIRHHKPQVIWTTYPIASAKVIGLVLHRLTGLPWIADLRDPMTDVDYPNDPLTRRVYRWIEAQTVKHCTLAVCTTPGAIVTYTRRFPQIPASRFALIENGYDEENFANAAALLQPAVPLAGRPFTLVHSGVIYPSERDPIPLFEALAELRAAGTVTAARLRIVLRATAHDEYLGGLIAKYGIGDIVSLAPHVAYRDALAEMLNADGLLVLQATNCNHQIPAKLYEYLRARRPILALTDATGDTASALRQAGIDTIAPLDDKAGIQAGLLCFLQLAEAGQAPLASPEAIAANSRRARTAELARLLEQVTVTVPNALKGTSEAC from the coding sequence ATGGCGCGACCAGGTCGCCGGCTGGACCGCCACGTGGGTGCGTTCATGGTGACCGACTTCAAGGGCCGCGTGCTGATGGTGGCTTACCACTATCCGCCGATGCGCGGCAGCAGCGGCATCCAGCGTACGCTCAAGTTTTCGCAGTACCTGCCGCAGCACGGCTGGCAACCGCTGGTGCTGTCGGCCCATCCGCGTGCGTATGCCAACAGCGGCGACGACCAGGTCGCGGAGATTCCGCCGGAGGCCATCGTGCACCGCGCCTTCGCGCTCGACACGTCGCGCCACCTGTCGCTGCGCGGGCGCTACCTGGGCTGGATGGCGCTGCCGGACCGCTGGGTGTCGTGGTGCCTGGGCGCCATTCCCGCCGGCCTGCGCCTGATCCGCCACCACAAGCCGCAGGTCATCTGGACCACGTATCCCATCGCCAGCGCCAAGGTGATCGGCCTGGTGCTGCACCGTTTGACAGGGCTGCCCTGGATCGCCGACCTGCGCGACCCGATGACGGACGTCGACTACCCGAACGATCCGCTGACGCGCCGCGTCTACCGCTGGATCGAGGCGCAGACGGTGAAGCACTGCACGCTGGCCGTCTGCACGACGCCCGGCGCCATCGTCACCTACACCCGCCGTTTCCCGCAGATTCCGGCCAGCCGCTTCGCGCTGATCGAGAACGGCTACGACGAGGAAAACTTCGCCAATGCCGCCGCGCTGCTGCAACCTGCCGTGCCGCTGGCGGGCCGGCCTTTCACGCTGGTGCACAGTGGCGTGATCTATCCGTCCGAACGCGATCCGATCCCGCTGTTCGAAGCACTGGCCGAGCTGCGGGCTGCCGGCACCGTCACGGCCGCACGGCTGCGCATCGTGCTGCGCGCCACCGCGCATGACGAGTACCTGGGCGGCCTGATCGCCAAATACGGCATCGGTGACATCGTCAGCCTGGCGCCGCACGTGGCGTATCGCGATGCACTGGCGGAAATGCTCAATGCCGACGGCCTGCTGGTGCTGCAGGCCACCAACTGCAACCACCAGATCCCGGCCAAGCTGTACGAATACCTGCGCGCGCGCCGGCCGATCCTGGCGCTGACCGATGCCACGGGCGACACCGCCAGCGCGCTGCGCCAGGCCGGCATCGACACCATCGCTCCGCTGGACGACAAGGCGGGCATCCAGGCCGGCCTGCTGTGCTTCCTGCAACTGGCGGAAGCGGGCCAGGCGCCGTTGGCGTCGCCCGAGGCGATCGCCGCCAACTCGCGCCGCGCCCGCACGGCCGAACTGGCCCGCCTGCTGGAACAGGTGACGGTCACGGTACCGAACGCATTGAAAGGGACGAGCGAAGCATGCTGA
- a CDS encoding tetratricopeptide repeat protein, with protein MLTIRPLAILLLALCAGPALAKPFCGDLANAFGPFDYRTPDPDQLYLVEMAHFTEEVQQGIKGNTGTLGADLDYTLRAFPNHTKALATMARVALRQKTPQLPGARYAVECYFERAVRFKADDGTAWAAYGQYLYQLGQTERALPLLKKAAELAPENASVNYNAGIAYAHTKNYPLAVQHAKKAYQLGFPLNGLRKMLVDAGKWDGKVEPVAQEVPGSDPPGLTPALR; from the coding sequence ATGCTGACCATCCGACCCCTCGCCATCCTGCTGCTGGCGCTGTGCGCGGGCCCCGCGCTGGCCAAGCCGTTCTGCGGCGATCTCGCCAACGCCTTCGGCCCGTTCGACTACCGCACGCCCGACCCCGACCAGCTGTACCTGGTCGAGATGGCCCACTTCACGGAAGAGGTCCAGCAGGGCATCAAGGGCAACACGGGCACCTTGGGCGCGGACCTCGACTACACGCTGCGTGCGTTCCCGAACCACACCAAGGCGTTGGCGACGATGGCGCGCGTGGCGCTGCGCCAGAAGACGCCGCAGCTGCCGGGCGCCCGCTACGCCGTGGAATGCTATTTCGAGCGCGCCGTGCGCTTCAAGGCGGACGACGGCACCGCCTGGGCCGCCTATGGCCAGTATCTCTATCAGCTGGGCCAGACCGAACGCGCGCTGCCGCTGCTGAAGAAGGCGGCCGAGCTGGCGCCGGAGAACGCCTCCGTCAACTACAACGCCGGCATCGCCTACGCCCACACGAAAAACTATCCGCTGGCCGTGCAGCATGCCAAGAAGGCCTACCAGCTGGGCTTCCCGCTGAACGGCTTGCGCAAGATGCTGGTCGACGCGGGCAAGTGGGATGGCAAGGTGGAGCCGGTGGCGCAGGAAGTACCTGGGTCAGACCCGCCGGGTCTGACCCCAGCCCTTCGCTGA
- a CDS encoding VanZ family protein: protein MFLLLVAYALLLVYGSLYPFAWGTPPPSLLAFLATPWPGHLDKGDVVQNLLVYMPFGLLVVAARGRQSFAVGLALAAFAGTAISFGVETIQQYLPARVPSLVDVAMNLAGSVIGALLGALVRRDTPAGAGLLRWRDGWFHHGPLVNTGLIVIGLWFLSQTSPLVPSLDIAQLRHALGNLYRAAIDPSAFSSGKLVVLLCYQAGLGVLLCALLQPGRPLLRLYGALAAAVCGAKLLVAGRVLSPELLAAAVLAMPLLLALRAWPPRALAGTGIALLAAGLTLYELMPSSAAPYAYGFNWVPFEGQMNGLNGFENILEFLWPTMAMACLARLAVPFHRQDACAVVGGMAVVLWVFVLEWLQLSIPGRFGDITQVTLAGLGWIVPWCVPLHSAKGWGQTRRV, encoded by the coding sequence ATGTTCCTGCTGCTGGTCGCGTATGCGCTGCTGCTGGTGTACGGCAGCCTGTATCCGTTCGCGTGGGGCACACCGCCCCCATCGCTGCTGGCGTTCCTGGCGACGCCCTGGCCGGGACACCTGGACAAGGGCGACGTCGTCCAGAACCTGCTGGTGTACATGCCATTCGGCCTGCTGGTGGTGGCGGCGCGCGGGCGCCAGTCGTTTGCCGTCGGGCTGGCGCTGGCCGCCTTCGCGGGTACCGCCATCAGTTTCGGCGTCGAGACGATCCAGCAGTATTTGCCCGCGCGGGTGCCGTCGCTGGTGGACGTGGCGATGAATCTTGCCGGCAGCGTCATCGGCGCCCTGCTGGGCGCGCTGGTACGGCGCGACACGCCGGCGGGCGCCGGCCTGCTGCGCTGGCGCGATGGGTGGTTCCACCATGGCCCGCTCGTCAACACGGGACTCATCGTCATCGGCTTGTGGTTCCTGTCGCAAACCAGTCCCCTGGTGCCGTCGCTGGACATTGCGCAGCTGCGCCACGCGCTGGGCAACCTGTACCGCGCCGCCATCGATCCCTCCGCTTTCTCAAGCGGCAAACTGGTGGTGCTGCTGTGCTATCAGGCGGGGCTGGGCGTGCTGTTGTGCGCACTGCTGCAGCCGGGCCGGCCGCTGCTGCGGCTGTATGGCGCGCTGGCGGCAGCCGTGTGCGGCGCCAAGCTGCTGGTGGCGGGGCGGGTGCTGTCGCCCGAGTTGCTGGCGGCGGCCGTGCTGGCAATGCCACTGCTGCTGGCACTGCGCGCCTGGCCGCCGCGGGCACTGGCCGGCACGGGCATTGCGCTGCTGGCGGCCGGCCTGACGCTGTACGAGCTGATGCCGTCCAGTGCCGCGCCCTATGCGTACGGGTTCAACTGGGTGCCGTTCGAGGGACAGATGAATGGCCTGAACGGTTTCGAGAACATCCTGGAATTCCTGTGGCCGACGATGGCCATGGCCTGCCTGGCGCGCCTGGCGGTGCCGTTCCACCGGCAGGACGCCTGCGCCGTCGTGGGCGGCATGGCCGTCGTGCTGTGGGTGTTCGTGCTGGAGTGGCTGCAGTTGTCGATCCCGGGGCGTTTCGGCGACATCACGCAGGTGACCCTGGCGGGGCTGGGGTGGATCGTGCCGTGGTGCGTGCCGCTGCACTCAGCGAAGGGCTGGGGTCAGACCCGGCGGGTCTGA
- the prsR gene encoding PEP-CTERM-box response regulator transcription factor encodes MTQTKPKLLIIEDDPGLQKQLRWSLDAYDVVVAGDREAALAQLRRHEPAVVTMDLGLPPDPDGATEGLATLRQMLALAPETKVIVLTGNQDRSHAVNAIAMGAYDFHQKPCEPELLNLVIQRAFVLHGLQQEHRRLQQSQADSPMAGIISRDPALMKVCRNVEKVAPSSATVMVLGESGTGKEVIARALHQLSPRAKERFMAINCAAIPETLLESELFGYEKGAFTGAAKQTKGKVELAHGGTFFLDEVGDLPLPLQAKLLRFLQERVIERVGGHEEIAVDVRIICATHQNLKALASTGRFREDLYYRLSEIVLTIPPLRQRSGDAVLLAQHFKNRFCGQEGRPALHFSPDALAQIARHDWPGNVREMENCIKRAVIMADGPAITADDLGLGLTDGEEDPFNLRQVREEAEYKAIVKALARVEGNIVKASELLGVSRPTLYDLMERHAIRTSLQAV; translated from the coding sequence GTGACGCAAACCAAACCGAAGCTGCTGATTATCGAGGACGATCCGGGGCTGCAAAAACAGCTGCGCTGGAGCCTCGATGCATACGACGTCGTGGTCGCGGGGGACCGCGAGGCCGCGCTGGCGCAGCTGCGCCGCCACGAACCGGCCGTGGTGACGATGGACCTGGGCCTGCCGCCCGATCCGGATGGCGCCACCGAGGGCCTCGCCACGTTGCGCCAGATGCTGGCGCTGGCACCGGAGACGAAGGTGATCGTCCTGACGGGCAACCAGGACCGCAGCCACGCCGTCAATGCGATCGCCATGGGCGCGTACGACTTCCACCAGAAGCCTTGCGAGCCGGAACTGCTGAACCTCGTGATCCAGCGCGCGTTCGTGCTGCACGGGCTGCAGCAGGAGCATCGCCGCCTGCAGCAAAGCCAGGCCGACTCGCCGATGGCCGGCATCATCAGCCGCGACCCGGCGCTGATGAAGGTGTGCCGCAACGTGGAGAAGGTGGCGCCCAGCTCCGCGACCGTGATGGTGCTGGGCGAGAGCGGCACCGGCAAGGAAGTCATCGCGCGCGCGCTGCACCAGTTGAGTCCGCGCGCCAAGGAACGCTTCATGGCCATCAACTGCGCGGCCATTCCGGAAACGCTGCTGGAAAGCGAATTGTTCGGCTACGAGAAGGGCGCCTTCACCGGCGCGGCCAAGCAGACCAAGGGCAAGGTGGAGCTGGCCCACGGCGGCACGTTCTTCCTCGACGAGGTGGGCGACCTGCCGCTGCCGCTGCAGGCCAAGCTGCTGCGCTTCCTGCAGGAGCGCGTGATCGAGCGGGTTGGCGGGCATGAGGAAATCGCGGTGGACGTGCGCATCATCTGCGCCACCCACCAGAACCTGAAGGCACTGGCCAGCACGGGCCGGTTCCGCGAGGACCTGTACTACCGCCTGTCCGAAATCGTGCTGACGATCCCGCCGCTGCGCCAGCGCAGTGGCGATGCGGTGCTGCTGGCCCAGCACTTCAAGAACCGCTTCTGCGGCCAGGAAGGCCGGCCGGCGCTGCACTTCAGCCCCGATGCGCTGGCGCAGATCGCCCGCCACGACTGGCCCGGCAACGTGCGCGAGATGGAGAACTGCATCAAGCGGGCCGTCATCATGGCGGACGGTCCCGCCATCACGGCCGACGACCTGGGCCTGGGCCTCACCGACGGCGAAGAGGACCCGTTCAACCTGCGCCAGGTGCGCGAGGAGGCGGAATACAAGGCCATCGTCAAGGCGCTGGCCCGCGTCGAAGGCAATATCGTCAAGGCTTCCGAGCTGCTGGGCGTGAGCCGGCCCACCTTGTACGACCTGATGGAGCGGCACGCAATCCGGACCAGCCTGCAGGCGGTCTGA